A genomic window from Bacteroidota bacterium includes:
- the lepB gene encoding signal peptidase I: protein MEGHQEQANDRKPARRRLNDYVVTVCATLLVAFFLKTFVVEAFRIPSASMENTLRVGDFLFVNKFIYGAETPKYLPFTNIEIPHFRLPALMQPRHGDVVVFEYPGDRDQTTPEAGVNYVKRCIALPGDTLLISNKIVFVNGREFPRPVHSPYTAPSNFLPNESVGVMFPKGSSYNPDYYGPIIVPFKGMDISLSNSSIQQWETFIEREGHRVTADQTGSVSIDGVVSTQYVIERDYLFAMGDNRDNSLDSRYWGFVPEENIVGKAMFVYWSWDTSVPVGSIADKFLAIRWSRIGTLIR from the coding sequence GTGGAAGGACATCAGGAGCAGGCTAACGACAGGAAACCGGCGCGCCGTCGGCTGAACGATTACGTTGTTACCGTTTGCGCGACACTTCTCGTTGCGTTCTTTCTCAAAACGTTTGTCGTCGAGGCTTTTCGCATTCCGAGCGCGTCGATGGAGAACACGCTCCGTGTCGGTGATTTTCTTTTTGTCAACAAGTTCATCTACGGTGCGGAAACGCCGAAGTACCTTCCGTTTACCAATATTGAAATCCCGCACTTCCGTCTTCCCGCGCTCATGCAGCCGCGTCACGGAGATGTCGTTGTCTTCGAGTACCCGGGAGACAGGGACCAAACGACGCCGGAAGCCGGCGTGAACTACGTGAAACGCTGCATCGCTCTTCCCGGCGATACGCTCCTGATCTCTAATAAAATTGTTTTTGTGAACGGCAGGGAATTTCCGCGCCCCGTTCACTCCCCGTATACTGCGCCGAGCAATTTCCTTCCGAACGAATCGGTGGGCGTGATGTTCCCCAAAGGGAGTTCCTACAACCCCGATTATTACGGACCGATCATCGTTCCTTTCAAAGGAATGGACATCAGCCTTTCCAACAGTTCGATCCAACAATGGGAAACGTTCATCGAACGGGAAGGGCACCGGGTGACGGCAGATCAAACGGGATCGGTCTCGATCGACGGGGTCGTGAGCACTCAGTATGTCATTGAACGGGATTATCTATTCGCGATGGGAGATAACCGGGACAACAGCCTGGACAGCCGATACTGGGGGTTTGTCCCCGAAGAGAATATCGTCGGCAAGGCGATGTTCGTGTATTGGTCGTGGGACACATCTGTCCCCGTCGGCAGCATCGCGGATAAATTCCTCGCAATTCGCTGGTCGCGCATCGGAACCTTGATCCGGTAG
- the lepB gene encoding signal peptidase I produces MAKQEEKKAEGPVPFSKKVKDFFREAAIVIIGFLLLNNFVIASFMVPTGSMENEVMTGDFLMVNKFIYGGCSPRNIPFTDVRLPWFRLPAFTSVHRGDVIVFEFPGYREEVHPDAFTYYLKRCMAISGDTLQIINRVVYVNGQRAPIPRNMKFNSPRMLPASYADERIFPPTAPFNEDNYGPIVIPYKGMKLPLTAGNLAMWDTFIQRDGHKASLDGSGNILIDGKPNNTYVVEKNYLFGMGDNRDNSLDSRFWGFVPADNIVGTPMIVYWSWDTDISIFNIFEKIFSVRLNRLGTLIR; encoded by the coding sequence ATGGCCAAACAAGAAGAAAAAAAAGCTGAAGGTCCGGTTCCCTTTTCGAAAAAAGTGAAGGATTTTTTCCGTGAGGCGGCGATCGTCATCATCGGATTTTTGCTGCTGAATAATTTTGTCATCGCGTCCTTCATGGTGCCGACCGGGTCGATGGAAAATGAAGTGATGACCGGCGATTTCCTGATGGTGAATAAATTCATTTACGGCGGCTGCTCGCCGCGCAACATTCCGTTCACCGACGTGCGGCTGCCGTGGTTCAGGCTTCCGGCATTCACCTCCGTGCACCGCGGCGACGTGATCGTCTTCGAATTCCCGGGGTACCGCGAAGAAGTGCACCCGGATGCGTTCACGTATTATCTGAAGCGCTGCATGGCGATCTCGGGGGACACGCTCCAGATCATCAACCGGGTTGTTTACGTCAACGGACAGCGGGCGCCGATTCCGCGCAACATGAAGTTCAATTCCCCCAGGATGCTTCCGGCGAGCTATGCCGACGAGCGGATCTTCCCGCCGACGGCGCCGTTCAACGAGGATAATTACGGCCCGATCGTCATTCCGTACAAAGGAATGAAACTCCCCCTTACTGCGGGCAATCTTGCAATGTGGGATACATTCATCCAGCGGGACGGACACAAAGCCTCTCTCGACGGAAGCGGCAATATCCTGATCGACGGAAAGCCGAACAACACCTACGTTGTCGAAAAGAATTATTTGTTCGGAATGGGAGATAACCGCGACAACAGCCTCGACAGCAGGTTCTGGGGATTTGTTCCGGCCGACAATATTGTGGGAACGCCGATGATCGTCTACTGGTCGTGGGATACCGACATCTCGATCTTCAACATCTTTGAGAAGATCTTCTCAGTGCGGCTGAACAGGCTCGGAACGCTGATCCGTTAA